Proteins encoded together in one Anaerococcus murdochii window:
- a CDS encoding glutamate-cysteine ligase family protein, which translates to MERLEKIQKIVDFIKSGEKDEKDFRLGFEIEHFVVNKETLESQSFYGEDGIGEILKDLVSLGYEKTDESGMAFSDGNVDISIEPAGQFELALRAKTMVDDLFEVYRTHTERLIPLFERRGLLLVTLGYHPKTKIDDIKIIPKARYDFMYKYFEKYGGEYAHNMMKGTCSMQLAVDYKNEEDFKKKYFLANALSPFLYSVFDNALIFEGETYIDRNLRQTIWEYTDRDRTGLYDFAFDSDLSYAKYAEKILDTPMIFMPSDDGEAYVGRKTLDELMTEENADVMVNHGISIVFPDVRVKTYMEIRMPDNIPYPYNMAAAALIKGIFFVDETFEKVYELFQDMTYDEAQKLKNNATRMGIFALYQNVEIYQHVLDIIDIIRPVLDESENKYLDELEAMLDFGIVPRDIFAKIYKDNPKRAVYEFSVNRFVEAYNG; encoded by the coding sequence ATGGAAAGATTAGAAAAAATTCAAAAAATTGTAGATTTTATTAAGTCAGGCGAAAAGGACGAAAAGGACTTTAGGCTGGGCTTTGAAATAGAGCACTTTGTAGTAAATAAGGAAACTTTGGAGAGCCAATCTTTTTACGGCGAAGACGGGATTGGGGAAATCCTAAAAGACCTAGTTAGCCTTGGTTATGAAAAAACAGACGAATCTGGCATGGCCTTTTCTGATGGTAATGTTGATATCTCAATAGAACCTGCTGGCCAATTCGAACTTGCCCTAAGGGCTAAGACTATGGTAGATGACCTTTTTGAAGTTTATAGGACCCACACGGAAAGACTTATCCCTCTTTTTGAAAGAAGAGGCCTGCTTTTGGTGACCCTTGGCTATCATCCAAAAACTAAGATTGACGATATTAAGATAATTCCAAAGGCTCGCTATGATTTTATGTACAAATATTTTGAAAAATACGGCGGAGAGTATGCCCATAACATGATGAAGGGGACTTGCTCTATGCAGTTGGCTGTGGATTATAAAAATGAAGAAGATTTCAAAAAGAAATACTTTTTAGCCAACGCCCTCAGCCCATTTTTGTATTCAGTCTTTGATAATGCCCTAATTTTTGAGGGAGAAACCTACATTGACAGAAACCTAAGGCAAACAATTTGGGAATACACAGACAGGGACAGGACTGGTCTTTACGACTTTGCCTTTGATTCTGATTTGTCATACGCAAAATATGCTGAGAAAATTCTTGATACTCCAATGATTTTTATGCCAAGTGATGATGGGGAAGCCTATGTCGGAAGAAAGACCCTCGATGAACTAATGACCGAGGAAAATGCCGACGTCATGGTTAACCACGGAATTTCCATAGTTTTCCCTGATGTGAGAGTTAAAACTTATATGGAAATCAGGATGCCTGATAATATTCCATATCCTTACAATATGGCAGCTGCGGCTTTGATAAAGGGAATATTTTTTGTTGACGAAACTTTTGAAAAAGTTTACGAATTGTTCCAAGATATGACCTATGACGAGGCTCAAAAGCTTAAAAATAACGCCACTAGGATGGGGATTTTCGCCCTTTATCAAAATGTGGAAATCTACCAGCACGTCCTAGATATAATCGATATTATTAGGCCAGTTCTAGACGAAAGTGAAAATAAATATCTTGATGAACTTGAAGCTATGCTTGATTTTGGCATTGTTCCAAGGGATATTTTTGCAAAAATTTACAAGGATAATCCAAAAAGGGCCGTTTACGAATTTTCTGTAAATAGGTTTGTAGAGGCATATAATGGCTAA
- a CDS encoding methylated-DNA--[protein]-cysteine S-methyltransferase, giving the protein MDEIDENSEENELFNIFKDQLLEYFEGKRKTFDKLDLLDPKGTAFQKTVWRSLLKIPYGETSSYKEIAKTIGNPRATQAVGTAIGKNPFLIIIPCHRVIKADGSLGGFAYGREIKRKLLKIEG; this is encoded by the coding sequence GTGGATGAAATTGATGAAAATAGCGAAGAAAATGAGCTTTTTAACATTTTTAAAGACCAGCTTTTAGAATATTTTGAAGGAAAAAGAAAAACTTTCGATAAGCTTGACCTCCTAGATCCAAAAGGCACCGCCTTTCAAAAAACAGTCTGGCGATCCCTTTTAAAAATCCCCTACGGAGAAACTTCATCTTATAAAGAAATTGCAAAAACCATAGGTAATCCAAGGGCCACCCAAGCGGTAGGGACAGCCATCGGCAAAAATCCCTTTTTAATCATAATCCCCTGTCACAGGGTAATAAAAGCAGACGGATCCCTAGGAGGCTTTGCCTATGGCAGGGAAATAAAAAGAAAACTATTAAAAATCGAAGGATAA
- a CDS encoding ABC transporter ATP-binding protein codes for MRVKLDNLGKKYEGRDKFTIRHIDLDIKDKDFCAILGPSGCGKSTLVRMIAGLNSITEGTLYFGDKIMNTVEPKDRDIAMVFQSYALYPHMTVYDNMAFSLKMKNERKEVIDQRVQEAADILQLRDYLYSRPSDISGGQRQRVALGRAIVRKPSVFLMDEPLSNLDAKLREHMRVEIVRIHNQLETTSCYVTHDQTEAMTMATKIILLDQGKIQQVGAPTEFYQRPENLFVAGFIGSPTMNIIEGKIENGMFVNKSGLMKIRANDKDAAILKNYEGKEVSLGIRSERFIPGEHEYNSVTGTIEVIEMLGKEQIIYAKMDDGTELVVSQPGHFEYRIGESHTFSLDPEALHFFDGETTNRIN; via the coding sequence ATGAGAGTTAAATTAGATAATTTAGGAAAAAAATATGAAGGTAGGGATAAATTTACCATCAGACACATAGATCTAGACATCAAAGACAAGGACTTTTGTGCCATCCTAGGACCATCTGGTTGTGGTAAATCAACCCTAGTAAGAATGATAGCGGGCCTTAACTCAATAACAGAAGGTACCCTATATTTCGGCGATAAAATAATGAATACAGTAGAGCCAAAGGACAGGGACATCGCAATGGTATTCCAATCCTACGCCCTCTACCCACACATGACAGTATATGATAATATGGCTTTCTCCCTAAAGATGAAAAACGAGAGAAAAGAAGTCATCGACCAAAGAGTTCAAGAAGCGGCAGACATCTTACAATTAAGAGACTACCTATATTCTAGACCATCAGACATCTCAGGTGGTCAAAGACAAAGGGTGGCGCTAGGACGTGCAATCGTTAGAAAACCATCAGTATTCCTCATGGACGAACCACTTTCAAACCTTGATGCCAAGCTTCGTGAACACATGAGAGTTGAAATCGTAAGGATTCACAACCAGCTTGAAACAACCAGCTGCTATGTAACCCACGACCAAACAGAAGCTATGACCATGGCAACAAAAATCATCCTTCTTGATCAAGGTAAAATCCAACAAGTAGGTGCGCCAACAGAATTCTACCAAAGACCAGAAAACCTCTTCGTAGCTGGCTTTATCGGTTCACCAACTATGAACATCATAGAAGGAAAGATAGAAAATGGTATGTTTGTCAATAAATCTGGCCTTATGAAAATAAGAGCGAATGACAAAGATGCAGCCATCCTTAAAAACTATGAAGGCAAGGAAGTTTCTCTAGGAATCAGATCAGAAAGATTTATCCCAGGCGAACACGAATATAACTCTGTAACAGGAACTATAGAAGTTATAGAAATGCTTGGTAAGGAACAAATCATCTACGCAAAGATGGACGACGGAACTGAACTTGTAGTAAGCCAACCAGGCCACTTCGAATACAGAATAGGCGAAAGCCACACCTTTAGCCTAGACCCAGAAGCCCTCCACTTCTTTGACGGAGAAACAACAAACAGAATTAACTAA
- a CDS encoding sugar ABC transporter permease — protein MFKKKKNKDLYLSDLQPLTAAGKVALTISYLILFIWAAIILVPLVIMVVSSFNGNQGQYISMTGDFVFSVNNFKYLFEKTQFLRWVVNTLKIATATTILTLIFVSFTGYAYSRFRFKGKKASLITIMLVQIIPAFAGITAYYAIHTIVSGVVPVFSRPMMLILIYSGGAIAGNTFILKGYLDSISQELDEAARIDGCSNFQVYRLIIMPLARPMLAIIALQCFIGPFLDYMMPKILLTNPADYTLATGLFTLISDVRNMNQPAFAAGGFLSAIPVMLLFLFLQDELVGGLSSGAVKG, from the coding sequence ATGTTTAAGAAAAAGAAAAATAAAGACCTCTACCTATCAGACCTCCAGCCACTTACAGCTGCAGGCAAGGTAGCTTTGACAATATCCTACCTAATCTTATTTATATGGGCTGCAATTATCCTAGTACCCCTAGTAATCATGGTTGTATCATCATTTAACGGCAACCAAGGCCAATATATATCAATGACAGGAGACTTTGTCTTCTCAGTAAATAACTTTAAGTACTTGTTTGAAAAAACACAGTTCTTAAGATGGGTAGTAAATACACTAAAAATAGCAACAGCAACAACAATCCTTACCCTGATTTTTGTCTCTTTTACAGGTTATGCCTATTCAAGATTTAGATTTAAGGGCAAGAAAGCAAGTCTTATAACCATAATGCTAGTTCAGATTATCCCAGCCTTTGCGGGAATCACTGCCTACTACGCTATCCACACAATTGTTTCGGGTGTAGTTCCAGTATTTTCTCGTCCAATGATGCTAATTTTAATCTACTCAGGTGGGGCAATAGCAGGTAACACCTTCATCTTAAAAGGTTACCTTGATTCTATTTCCCAAGAGCTTGACGAGGCTGCAAGGATAGACGGATGTTCAAACTTCCAAGTTTATAGGCTAATAATCATGCCACTTGCAAGACCAATGCTAGCAATCATAGCTCTACAATGCTTTATAGGACCATTTCTTGATTACATGATGCCAAAAATACTCTTGACAAATCCAGCAGATTACACCTTGGCAACAGGCCTATTTACACTAATATCAGACGTTAGAAATATGAACCAACCGGCCTTTGCAGCAGGCGGCTTCTTATCAGCCATCCCTGTTATGCTTCTATTCTTGTTCCTACAAGATGAGCTAGTTGGAGGATTGTCATCAGGTGCAGTGAAAGGATAA
- a CDS encoding carbohydrate ABC transporter permease, producing the protein MTYEKSLIDRRGVTYPRKNQYIIDLIEAKENGTSPKYTKANHPYNIKLKEYEDQKKALLEKAKNEANSDKDLPADGKLKDLYIEKLVAEKMQAFYEENKDLSYESLLDYRLNDLDVTEIPKILDHDQFLKDSLKDAEERQKNLTPGVIAEKSKFIEADRKVLKEKYEHDVAEIEEAFKEERISKKAYKATKEQLKQKFKDQNLKIDYRNPERSIKEEIESYKYKLKEDLKHSLKILEEERSDARRRTPVEVDKERPFKSIISAPIPGVGQLLNGQWQKGLMFLVGALFIFLIAIPYALGFGNYQGQGIAGLISLAQGGKRLDRSIIFMIEGILALAFVLIALAIFIGSFLDAYRTEKGEIQGIRPNSYFETKKYLRTDGFPYLITSPALLVIIFIVIVPIVTAILISFTNMDPQHQNKFEWVGLANYVSIARGQGIAGKAFWHIFGWTIMWTILASTLAIVLGFIFALMVNNERIKGKKFFRTVYLLPWAIPAFITIMFFSIMTSRGGVITEAVNTLFNTSLDIKNNTVQTRAALVLLQGWLGHSYIFLLTTGVLQAIPKDLYEAASIDGATGFQRTLRITIPLVLFQISPMLINQYTFNFNNFSIIYLFNGGGPFNPQVYGNLAGSSDILISYIYNLTMNSQYQAIGAAITVFISIILIIISFFGYMKSSAFKEY; encoded by the coding sequence ATGACTTATGAAAAAAGCCTTATAGATAGGAGGGGAGTGACCTATCCTAGGAAAAATCAATATATAATTGATCTTATCGAAGCTAAGGAAAACGGTACTAGCCCTAAATATACTAAAGCAAACCATCCCTACAATATTAAGTTAAAAGAATACGAGGATCAGAAAAAAGCCCTTCTAGAAAAAGCAAAAAACGAGGCGAATTCTGATAAAGACCTTCCAGCAGATGGTAAACTAAAAGACCTATATATAGAAAAACTCGTGGCAGAAAAAATGCAGGCCTTCTATGAGGAAAACAAGGACCTATCCTATGAAAGCCTCCTTGATTATAGGCTAAATGACCTAGATGTCACAGAGATACCAAAAATCTTAGATCACGACCAATTCTTAAAAGATTCCCTAAAAGACGCTGAAGAACGCCAAAAAAACTTGACTCCAGGAGTCATTGCTGAAAAAAGTAAGTTCATTGAGGCCGACAGGAAGGTCTTAAAGGAAAAATACGAACACGACGTAGCTGAAATAGAAGAAGCCTTCAAAGAAGAAAGAATTTCAAAAAAGGCCTACAAGGCTACAAAAGAACAACTAAAACAAAAATTTAAAGACCAAAACTTAAAGATAGACTACAGGAACCCTGAAAGATCTATAAAAGAAGAGATTGAGTCTTATAAATATAAATTAAAAGAAGACCTCAAACATTCTTTAAAAATATTAGAAGAAGAAAGATCAGATGCTAGAAGAAGGACACCTGTCGAAGTCGATAAGGAAAGACCTTTTAAATCCATAATCTCAGCCCCAATCCCAGGAGTTGGCCAACTATTAAACGGCCAATGGCAAAAGGGCCTAATGTTTTTAGTAGGAGCCTTGTTTATATTCTTAATAGCAATTCCATATGCACTTGGCTTTGGAAACTACCAAGGGCAAGGTATAGCAGGTCTTATTTCTCTAGCCCAAGGAGGCAAGAGACTTGATAGGTCAATCATCTTTATGATAGAGGGTATATTAGCCCTAGCCTTTGTACTTATAGCCCTTGCAATCTTTATAGGATCATTTTTGGATGCCTATAGGACAGAAAAGGGAGAAATCCAAGGAATTAGACCAAACTCATACTTCGAAACAAAAAAATACCTAAGAACTGATGGATTCCCATATTTAATAACCTCACCAGCTCTTTTGGTAATCATCTTTATAGTAATTGTACCAATAGTAACAGCCATCCTTATTTCCTTTACAAATATGGACCCACAACACCAAAACAAATTCGAGTGGGTAGGACTTGCTAACTATGTATCCATAGCAAGAGGACAAGGTATAGCAGGTAAGGCCTTCTGGCATATATTCGGTTGGACAATTATGTGGACAATACTAGCTTCTACACTTGCAATTGTATTGGGCTTCATCTTTGCCCTAATGGTAAACAACGAGAGGATCAAAGGCAAAAAGTTCTTTAGAACTGTCTACCTATTGCCATGGGCAATACCAGCCTTCATCACAATCATGTTCTTCTCAATAATGACCAGCCGTGGCGGTGTAATAACAGAAGCTGTAAACACCTTGTTTAACACATCTTTAGATATTAAAAATAACACAGTTCAAACCAGAGCTGCCCTAGTGCTACTTCAAGGTTGGTTGGGACATTCTTATATATTCCTACTTACAACTGGTGTACTTCAAGCTATACCAAAGGATTTATATGAAGCAGCAAGCATAGACGGAGCAACAGGTTTCCAAAGGACATTAAGAATAACAATACCTTTGGTACTTTTCCAAATATCTCCAATGCTAATCAACCAATACACATTCAACTTTAACAACTTCTCAATAATTTACCTATTTAACGGCGGTGGCCCATTCAACCCACAAGTCTACGGTAACTTAGCGGGATCAAGTGATATTTTGATTTCATACATCTACAACTTGACTATGAACAGTCAATACCAAGCTATAGGAGCTGCGATTACAGTATTTATCTCAATAATACTCATAATCATTTCCTTCTTCGGCTACATGAAATCATCAGCCTTCAAGGAGTATTAG
- a CDS encoding sugar ABC transporter substrate-binding protein: MKKGIKTIMALSLAFVMAACGGAKDGGKEAADTGKEAANKDASAKLSVQVEEAWLPHYEKAAERVKEKFPNAEIEFKTMGAFDHLDIIDATDASNEDVADLFAIPADRLYGLHGNDILAAIDSKKLAGEIGGWDDFDKGIGGNFNIDGEYFAFPFNIETLITYVNKANAEEKGIDLSKPIEINDVADESTVLLPIFDAWYGVAATNSSGIELLGKKEDGTLYSDFTKEWDELEPEKQATVKALFDYWKKHNEAGTQLFDADAGWGYIDDTFKPGKGGVARLGGPWDAAPISEQAGEDNLEIFPISQLTLAGKALTHWQGGWGLAMNARIEEDADKVAIAEAMIEEIVNPEFAADLYKATGKVLENVSAETYQGMDLPETDKKIIAATIESYKEAPARPLFKEWGDVWDTYKNAILSWNSVKPADEKAAYAELKASFDSMMANFNH; this comes from the coding sequence ATGAAAAAAGGAATAAAAACAATAATGGCTTTATCACTTGCTTTTGTTATGGCAGCATGTGGTGGAGCTAAAGATGGCGGAAAAGAAGCTGCTGATACTGGTAAAGAAGCAGCAAATAAGGACGCAAGCGCAAAATTAAGCGTGCAAGTAGAAGAAGCATGGCTTCCACACTACGAAAAAGCAGCAGAAAGAGTTAAGGAAAAATTCCCTAACGCAGAAATCGAATTTAAGACAATGGGAGCATTCGATCACCTTGATATAATCGATGCTACAGACGCTTCAAACGAAGACGTTGCTGACCTATTTGCAATCCCAGCAGACAGACTTTACGGTCTTCACGGAAACGATATACTAGCTGCAATCGATTCTAAAAAACTTGCTGGCGAAATCGGTGGTTGGGATGATTTTGATAAGGGAATCGGCGGAAACTTCAACATCGACGGCGAATATTTTGCTTTCCCATTCAACATTGAAACTCTAATCACCTATGTAAACAAAGCTAACGCTGAAGAAAAAGGCATCGACCTTTCTAAACCAATTGAAATCAATGATGTAGCTGATGAATCAACAGTTCTACTACCAATCTTTGATGCTTGGTACGGTGTTGCAGCAACAAACTCTTCAGGAATCGAACTTTTAGGCAAAAAAGAAGACGGTACACTTTACTCTGACTTCACAAAAGAATGGGATGAGCTTGAACCAGAAAAACAAGCAACAGTTAAAGCCCTATTTGATTACTGGAAAAAACACAATGAAGCAGGAACACAATTATTTGACGCTGACGCTGGTTGGGGATATATCGATGATACATTCAAACCTGGCAAGGGCGGCGTAGCTAGACTTGGTGGACCATGGGATGCAGCTCCTATATCTGAACAAGCTGGCGAAGATAACCTAGAAATCTTTCCAATTAGCCAATTAACATTAGCAGGCAAAGCTCTAACCCACTGGCAAGGTGGATGGGGACTTGCAATGAACGCTAGAATCGAAGAAGATGCTGACAAAGTTGCTATAGCAGAAGCAATGATTGAAGAAATTGTAAACCCAGAATTTGCAGCAGACCTATACAAAGCTACAGGTAAGGTACTTGAAAACGTAAGCGCTGAAACATATCAAGGAATGGATCTTCCAGAAACTGATAAGAAAATCATCGCAGCTACAATTGAATCTTACAAAGAAGCTCCAGCAAGACCACTATTCAAAGAGTGGGGCGATGTATGGGATACCTACAAAAACGCAATACTTTCTTGGAACTCTGTAAAACCAGCTGACGAAAAAGCAGCATACGCAGAATTAAAAGCATCATTTGATTCAATGATGGCAAACTTTAACCATTAA
- a CDS encoding C69 family dipeptidase, translated as MSCTTILVGKKASFDGSTLVARNEDSGSGQYNAKKFVFVKKEDQPKVYKSVISKVEIPLPENPLSYTAMPEAVAGQGIWAACGVNAKNVAMTATETITSNERVLGADPLVVYQKSVGTKGEANYKEEIPGGIGEEDIVSIVLPYISSAREGVIRLGSLLEEYGTYEKNGIAFQDENEIWWLETIGGHHWIARRVPDDSYVIMPNQLGLDYFDLEDALGKGENFLCSADLKDFIEKYHLDLSLDGSLNPRDAFGSHSDADHVYNTPRAWVLQRYFNPMSNTYDGIDADLRPDDDDIPWASVPEKKITVEDIKYALSHHFQGTPYDPYKKHGDTSQAGAFRPIGINRNNFLGLTQIRSDKPDPIKAIEWLALGSNTFNAMAPFYVNITNTPAYLRDTTGRVTTESFYWINRIIAALADPYFADTANLIERYQEKVGSFAWEMIYKTDEKIISGNLSREDSLEILEEANEKIAKMLQKETDDLLDQVLLVASNKMTNSFSRSDA; from the coding sequence ATGTCATGTACAACCATACTTGTAGGTAAAAAAGCAAGTTTTGATGGATCAACCCTAGTTGCCAGAAATGAAGATTCTGGAAGTGGCCAATATAATGCAAAAAAATTCGTTTTTGTTAAAAAAGAAGACCAACCAAAGGTCTATAAATCAGTGATTTCAAAGGTGGAAATTCCTCTTCCAGAAAATCCTCTTTCCTATACAGCTATGCCAGAGGCTGTAGCTGGCCAAGGAATCTGGGCAGCTTGCGGTGTCAATGCTAAAAACGTCGCTATGACTGCAACTGAGACAATTACCTCAAATGAAAGAGTCCTCGGCGCAGACCCTCTTGTAGTCTACCAAAAATCTGTCGGCACAAAGGGAGAGGCTAATTATAAGGAAGAAATTCCTGGCGGAATTGGCGAAGAAGACATTGTTTCAATCGTCCTTCCCTATATAAGTTCAGCAAGAGAAGGTGTCATCCGTCTGGGATCCCTTCTAGAAGAATATGGCACTTACGAGAAAAACGGCATCGCCTTCCAAGATGAAAATGAAATTTGGTGGCTTGAAACTATTGGCGGCCACCACTGGATTGCAAGACGTGTCCCAGACGATTCCTATGTAATCATGCCAAACCAACTAGGCCTTGATTATTTTGACCTAGAAGACGCCCTAGGAAAGGGTGAGAATTTCTTATGTTCAGCTGACCTTAAGGACTTTATAGAAAAATACCACCTAGACCTATCCCTTGATGGTAGTTTAAATCCAAGAGATGCCTTTGGTAGCCATTCAGATGCTGACCATGTCTACAACACACCAAGGGCCTGGGTTTTACAAAGATATTTTAACCCAATGTCAAATACCTATGACGGCATAGATGCTGACCTAAGACCAGATGATGACGATATCCCATGGGCAAGTGTTCCTGAAAAGAAAATCACTGTAGAAGACATCAAATATGCCCTCTCCCACCATTTCCAAGGCACACCTTACGACCCATACAAAAAACATGGGGACACATCTCAGGCAGGTGCCTTCCGTCCAATCGGCATAAATAGGAATAATTTCCTAGGCTTAACACAAATTAGGTCCGATAAGCCAGATCCAATCAAGGCCATAGAATGGCTTGCCCTAGGCTCAAATACCTTTAACGCCATGGCTCCATTTTATGTAAACATCACCAACACTCCAGCTTATTTGAGAGATACTACAGGACGTGTCACTACAGAATCTTTCTACTGGATAAACCGCATAATTGCAGCCCTTGCCGACCCATATTTCGCAGATACTGCAAATTTAATCGAGCGTTACCAAGAAAAAGTAGGATCTTTTGCTTGGGAGATGATTTATAAGACAGATGAGAAAATTATAAGCGGAAATCTTTCAAGAGAAGATTCTCTAGAAATCCTTGAAGAAGCCAACGAGAAAATCGCAAAAATGCTCCAAAAAGAGACTGACGACCTTCTTGACCAAGTCCTTTTAGTGGCATCAAATAAGATGACAAACAGCTTTTCAAGGTCAGACGCATAA
- a CDS encoding energy-coupling factor transporter transmembrane component T family protein, which yields MNKTLGYIKNDTFIHGLSGTTKLLAFILLSVIVMTSYDTRFLILVMALSLLAMKIAEIHWEDVAFLIKIVAVFSLINILAIYIFEPAYGVGLYGSRTLIFGTGRYALTLEQVFYEFNVALKYFSTIPLAIVFIFATDPSEFSSSLNRIGLSYKISYAVALALRYIPDIQKSYFDIRQASQARGIEMSEKAGLVKRIKASSNIVIPLIFDSLERIEAIAQAMELRRFGKNKTRTWYKARPFGKNDFVILFITLALVGIGISLFFINQGRFYNPFI from the coding sequence ATGAATAAGACCCTCGGATATATCAAGAACGATACATTTATTCATGGACTTTCTGGCACAACAAAACTGCTTGCTTTTATCCTCCTTTCTGTAATAGTCATGACTAGCTATGACACAAGATTTCTAATCCTCGTTATGGCACTATCGCTATTGGCAATGAAAATTGCAGAAATTCATTGGGAAGATGTGGCATTTTTGATAAAAATTGTCGCAGTCTTTTCCCTAATCAATATCCTTGCAATTTATATTTTTGAGCCAGCCTATGGGGTGGGACTCTATGGGTCAAGGACACTTATTTTTGGCACTGGAAGGTACGCCCTGACTTTGGAGCAAGTTTTTTACGAATTTAACGTCGCTCTTAAGTATTTTTCAACCATTCCCTTGGCTATAGTTTTTATTTTTGCCACAGATCCATCCGAATTTTCATCAAGCCTAAATAGGATTGGCCTATCCTACAAAATCTCTTACGCAGTCGCCCTTGCCCTTAGGTATATACCAGACATCCAAAAATCTTATTTTGATATTAGGCAGGCAAGCCAGGCTAGGGGGATAGAAATGAGCGAGAAGGCAGGTCTTGTAAAGAGAATTAAGGCGAGTAGCAATATTGTAATTCCCCTAATTTTTGACAGTCTAGAGAGGATTGAAGCCATAGCCCAAGCCATGGAATTAAGACGTTTTGGAAAAAATAAAACTAGAACTTGGTACAAGGCTAGACCCTTTGGTAAAAATGACTTTGTAATTTTATTTATCACCCTAGCTTTGGTCGGAATCGGAATTTCTTTATTTTTCATCAATCAGGGCAGGTTTTACAATCCATTTATATAG